The genome window ctcgtcgtcattcTCATCTTCACGGGCATCGTGACCCCCGAAGGGCCCGGCTCGATCCGCGACCCTGCGCCAACCGACCTGTGGCCCCCGCACGGATGGATGAAGTTTGCGACTGTTTTCGGTCTCATGATCGGCGGGGTGAGTCGTCTGGCATTCAGCACTAACCCCAGTTTGGAGGACACGGTCTCATTCCCAATCTCATCTACGACATGCAGAACCCgcacgaggccgagcgcgtgtGCGAGGTGGCTTACGGCATCGCGATGGCCGTCTACGTCTCGGTCGGCTTCTTCGGATACCTGATGTATGGGCGCGACgtgagcgacgaggtcagCCGTGACCTCGCCCAGACTCGGGGTTTCAGCCCTCTACTCGCAAAGCTCGCAGTGTGGATGGTCGCTCTGAACCCACTCACCAAGATTGCCCTTGGTGTACGCCCCCTCGCAGACGTCCTCTTCTCCTACTTTGGTCTACACAAAACCGAGCTCGTCCCAGAGGAAGCGCCTACCCCTCGTTATGTCACTCGCCCATCGTCGCCCACCAGCTCCCAAGGCTCAGTCATCAGCGACAGCGATCCGGTATTTAACCGCCACGGCGCGGACCCGGCCGCGAGCCACTTTTCCGTCGTCGCAGAGGCGCGCCACCAGCGGTCCGAGAAGTGGAAGGACATTGTGCGGCCTGCCATCCGTGTCGTGCTCGGCGTGCTGTCggtcctccttgccctcgtctTCCCGTCCTTTGAGGCCCTCATGGCGTTGCTTGGAAGCGGGTTCGCCAGCGTCaccctcgtcatcgtcccTGTGTGGGCTGGGGCCTCCCTTTTCGGGTGGCACTGGTACGACTACACGGCAATCGTTGTCGCGGCCGTTGCGGGAGTCGTTGGGTGCTTTGCGGCGTTCTGGCCTTGAGAAGACGTTTAAAACTGGCCAGCGTGCCAGCAGATTGATTAATTTATTCATATGCTGAGGAGGCTTAATCGTTCATGATGCATTTGGTGCTGTTCCTGAAAACACCGAGTCACTCCTCGAATGGGACGAAACGCATTCCGTGGCAGTCTACAACCATTAACACTTGGAAGGGGGTCAAAAGGGTAATCATACTGGACGGGTTAGGAATCGAACCAAAGACCTTGTCAAGATTAGAGCCATATGTAATGATCTCATGCTAATGACacgctctaccaactgagctaCACGCCCGATTTGTATTTGCGATTTTCCTTGTCAGTCTAGATCCGCAACAGAGGCCTTCCTTCAAAGTTGGAAGGCTTTATACACCCCGATATGGTCTGGTAAGCAagccgcgcgccgctggcgAGATCGGTCATCTGGAAGACAGTTGGTTGACAGGAGCGGACGCTGATAAAGAAGGAATGTGTGACGTTGTTGACAGACTATCTCCGAGGATGCACCGCTAAAACGTGAGTAGGCCCGCGTTGTTCGATTATCTATTTCAAAGGGGCTATTGGATAGCATTAGTAAATGGAGATGATTGATTACTACTCGGACACAATGGCTCCCGGTGTTCGGTAAGTCGGAGGTCGCCGATGGTTCGGTACCAACTTTACCGGTCCAGCTACCCCCACATCTTGGCTTCTTTCCTTCAACTCATCTAACCTCCTTTCGCGACCGTTCTCCCCAAgctctctcctctccgtcCCACATACCCCAGCAAATGCCTTCTCTGCAGCAGCACGACATGGCCCTCcgcgcgctcaagctcaccgAGGTGGTGCCCAAGCTCCACCGCTCTggcatcctcgagctgcagcTGAACACGCCCCAGAACCTGAACGCGTTCGGCGGCCTCAAATGTGAGCTCTTGATACGAAGAGGGAGATATATGATGTGTCGTAGCCTGTGTGATGCTGACGCGTTAACTCCTTATGACTATGACTGTGACTGTTGTTGTTCTTCTCTACAGACTTGGTGAGTCCTCGGCATCTATACCTGAgtggctgacagcaggaaCTCATCAAGGGCTTTGACTATGCCCGCGAGCAATCGGACATCAAGGCGGTCATGGTGTATGTGCTCCACAACAGGCTCTGCTGACCTCAGGACGTCGAGTGGacgcttcttctcggccgGCGCAGCGATCTCCCCAGGTGGTATGGGGGGTGAGGGCAgggccaagggcaagggcccCTCCGAGCTCTACGTTAACATGCTCATCGACTTCCCCAAGCTCGCAGTGTGTGTGCTTAACGGTGAGTCGAGTCGCAGTATACGAAAAGTTGCTGGCGCTGACAAAAGGCCCGGCATACGGCATTACCGTGaccaccctccccctcttcgACCTCGTGTACGCCGCCCCCGAGGTGACGATTACGACCCCCTTCTCGCGTTTGGGTATCTGTCTCGAAGGCGCGTCCTCTGTCCTCTTCCAGCCCCTCTTCGGAAACTCTCTCACTTCGCGTCTCCTCTACATGGCCGAGACGATTccgct of Cutaneotrichosporon cavernicola HIS019 DNA, chromosome: 4 contains these proteins:
- a CDS encoding uncharacterized protein (Enoyl-CoA hydratase/isomerase); its protein translation is MALRALKLTEVVPKLHRSGILELQLNTPQNLNAFGGLKYLELIKGFDYAREQSDIKAVMVTSSGRFFSAGAAISPGGMGGEGRAKGKGPSELYVNMLIDFPKLAVCVLNGPAYGITVTTLPLFDLVYAAPEVTITTPFSRLGICLEGASSVLFQPLFGNSLTSRLLYMAETIPLKDLLPTGMIADVLPKDSINEAVEKKLAAQLDDLAVNSIITSKSLVRSEEYRAHLRTVNEKEMATVAERIASQDHKDQIAKFQAKRAAEKAKKDAAKL
- a CDS encoding uncharacterized protein (Transmembrane amino acid transporter protein), which codes for MPRATFADPPVTSTSTSGNGQPTETSRLKDHVYTPTYSYVDDDLEALGSDLGDDGREVEVWKPGHSGFYQTLLNVLGDLIGTGLLATPIAIAHAGWVFGPLILAFVGGVTLWTLKILLRIIAQDRRLRNFTDVIGFALGKRAEKFITVLFIAEVAAWVITLVVLFSDSLEAVLPMYSSNQWKVIGLIVVIPTMFLPLHYLAYSSFLGILSTWALVVILIFTGIVTPEGPGSIRDPAPTDLWPPHGWMKFATVFGLMIGGFGGHGLIPNLIYDMQNPHEAERVCEVAYGIAMAVYVSVGFFGYLMYGRDVSDEVSRDLAQTRGFSPLLAKLAVWMVALNPLTKIALGVRPLADVLFSYFGLHKTELVPEEAPTPRYVTRPSSPTSSQGSVISDSDPVFNRHGADPAASHFSVVAEARHQRSEKWKDIVRPAIRVVLGVLSVLLALVFPSFEALMALLGSGFASVTLVIVPVWAGASLFGWHWYDYTAIVVAAVAGVVGCFAAFWP